The window CATTGGGACACTTAAAATGGCAGTGATCAAAATAGCTATAAAAATTGAGCTATTGAATAAGTGAAAAAAAGCATGAAGCTTATTGGAGATCGAAAGATTCGATTTAAAAACTTTAGCAATATTTTTTCTGGCCGTTTCTGCCCCTCCTTTATTCCATCTAAACTGTTGTGATTTTATGGCTGGCATTATAATGGGGAGCTCTGCCGGAGATTCTACATCCTCTTTATATAAAAACTTCCATCCTTTTAATTGAGAACGGTAGCTTAAATCCAAATCTTCGGTTAAAGTATCGGCTGACCATCCTCCCGCATCTTCAATGGTTTTTTTTCTCCAGACCCCGCCTGTTCCATTAAAATTAATAAAGGAACCTGCATTATTTCTCCCTACTTGTTCGATGGTAAAATGGGCATCAAGTCCAAACGCTTGTAATCTGGTCAAGATAGAATAATCTTTGTTTACATGACCCCAACGAGTTTGAACCACACCGATTTTTTCATCTTGAAAATGTGGGATGGTAGCTTTTAAAAAATAAGGCTTTGGTAAAAAGTCAGCGTCAAATATGGCAATAAAATCAGCATCCGTTTGCTGCATTCCATACTGTAAAGCTCCCGCTTTAAAATCAACTCGGTCAGGTCTACGAATTAATTCTATATTCTTTCCATACGCTTTCCACTCCTGAACTTTTTCCATAAGAATAGAAGTTGTTTCATCAGTAGAATCATCCAAAATTTGAATTGAAAGTTTATCATTTGGATAATCTAATTGACATACAGAATCTACCAATCTGCTTACTACATACTTTTCATTATAAATGGGCAACTGAACAC is drawn from Marivirga arenosa and contains these coding sequences:
- a CDS encoding cellulose synthase family protein is translated as MTWEWLIIILYAISLLFIFFFSLGQLHLTYHYLKQKRSRKYKKSATPEMESEYPKVCVQLPIYNEKYVVSRLVDSVCQLDYPNDKLSIQILDDSTDETTSILMEKVQEWKAYGKNIELIRRPDRVDFKAGALQYGMQQTDADFIAIFDADFLPKPYFLKATIPHFQDEKIGVVQTRWGHVNKDYSILTRLQAFGLDAHFTIEQVGRNNAGSFINFNGTGGVWRKKTIEDAGGWSADTLTEDLDLSYRSQLKGWKFLYKEDVESPAELPIIMPAIKSQQFRWNKGGAETARKNIAKVFKSNLSISNKLHAFFHLFNSSIFIAILITAILSVPMLWIKSIHPELKILFQIGSVFLLGFFSIAIFYWVANKHLMKTKKHAAYFFKTFPLFITVSMGLSLHNALAVAEGLLGFKSAFIRTPKFNISDKNKSWKDNKYIKLQFSWLSVLEAFLAIYFAFAIYLGFNLKDYGLVIFHLMLMLGFLTVFYHSVRPQFK